A stretch of the Vigna radiata var. radiata cultivar VC1973A chromosome 7, Vradiata_ver6, whole genome shotgun sequence genome encodes the following:
- the LOC106766267 gene encoding uncharacterized protein LOC106766267 — protein MRGTVASEDLLFDSRIERTARSNRSSARRRKRERRKEQRRIEQEEETSTMTEEQNPRKTIRDYSMPDPNGYQGSIVRPPIQANNFEIKPALLQVIQQNQFGGAVSEDPNSHLENFLAICDTLKYNGVSDDAICLRLFPFSLRDKAKNWLQSLPQGSISTWEDMATXFVTKYFPPSKSAKMRNEITSFVQQDNESLYEAWERYKELMRKCPHHALPEWLQVQTFYNGLSPTFKAMLDAASGGSFILKTPEEALETLELMANNTVXMQFDRXXRKVGVLEVNTLDAILAQNKXLTQQITDLTQKMGIMQANNVNTRSPGYDFCGGMHQNGECQATHQDAQINAVGQQQNQFSTNFNANWRPQQTRPCSNPIQSNPPRPPYQYQAQPNNQGNKISLLENALEKLTMQTSTFVDQNSSFMNETRTNFRNQEASIRNLENQIGQLSRQLSERSPGTFPSDTIPNPREQCKAIQLRSERVLESEKRSEMEREKKKRVDEIVEESAEKEIERKSLEQMPSYAKFMKDLLSKKRKLQEDETIILTEECSAIIQQKLPPKLKDPRSFVIPCEIGNISVGKALCDLGASINLMPLSIFKRLGIGKVKPTMITLQLADRSMTYPYGIVEDVLVKVDKFIFPTDFVVLDMEEDAKVPIILGRPFLATGRTLIDVEQGALMLRVGDEKVTFSINEAVTHKLDKEHCFKAEIIESLVLDDVDYHVRKNPLEKALLPGMEAKELSKEINDEEWQNSFTSELWFLPQPVDSRQDLARGTKKNTGRVGSFPWAVKVSRSSY, from the exons ATGCGAGGTACTGTTGCTTCGGAAGATTTACTTTTTGATTCAAGAATTGAACGCACAGCACGAAGCAACAGGAGTAgtgcaagaagaagaaagcgagaaagaagaaaggaacaGAGACGAATTGAGCAAGAAGAGGAGACATCAACAATGACAGAAGAACAAAATCCGAGAAAGACTATACGTGATTATTCTATGCCAGATCCTAATGGTTATCAAGGAAGCATTGTGAGACCTCCTATTCAAGCcaataattttgaaatcaagCCTGCCTTGTTACAAGTCATTCAACAGAATCAATTTGGAGGTGCAGTTTCAGAAGATCCTAATTCTCACCTGGAGAATTTTCTGGCAATCTGTGATACTTTGAAGTATAATGGAGTTTCAGATGATGCAATTTGTTTGAGGCTTTTTCCGTTTTCACTACGGGATAAAGCTAAAAACTGGCTTCAATCACTACCTCAAGGAAGTATTTCTACATGGGAGGATATGGCTACAAANTTCGTAACAAAATACTTCCCTCCNTCCAAATCAGCGAAAATGAGGAATGAGATCACNTCCTTCGTGCAGCAAGACAATGAATCCTTATATGAGGCGTGGGAAAGGTACAAGGAGCTAATGAGGAAATGTCCACATCATGCTCTACCTGAATGGTTGCAAGTGCAAACTTTCTATAATGGTCTTTCACCCACTTTTAAGGCAATGTTGGATGCAGCAAGTGGAGGATCATTCATTTTGAAAACACCAGAGGAAGCTTTGGAGACTTTAGAATTAATGGCAAACAACACAGTGNATATGCAGTTTGACCGTCNAANTAGAAAAGTTGGNGTGTTGGAGGTTAATACNTTGGATGCTATCTTAGCCCAAAACAAGTTNTTAACACAGCAGATTACAGATTTGACTCAGAAGATGGGAATTATGCAAGCAAATAATGTGAATACTAGATCTCCAGGGTATGATTTTTGTGGAGGAATGCATCAGAATGGTGAATGTCAGGCCACTCACCAAGACGCACAAATTAATGCAGTGGGACAACAACAAAATCAGTTCTCTACCAACTTTAATGCAAATTGGAGACCCCAACAAACCAGACCTTGCAGTAATCCAATCCAATCTAACCCACCAAGGCCTCCATATCAATATCAAGCTCAACCCAATAATCAAGGAAACAAGATCTCTTTGTTGGAAAATGCATTAGAGAAGTTAACGATGCAAACTTCTACCTTTGTAGACCAGAATTCTAGTTTCATGAACGAGACAAGGACCAACTTCAGAAACCAAGAAGCTTCAATCAGAAATTTGGAGAACCAGATTGGACAGCTTTCAAGACAACTCTCAGAGAGATCTCCTGGCACATTCCCTAGTGACACAATACCAAACCCAAGGGAACAATGCAAAGCAATTCAATTGAGGAGTGAAAGAGTATTAGAGAGTGAAAAAAGGAGTGagatggagagagagaaaaagaaaagagttgaTGAAATAGTAGAAGAGAGTGctgaaaaagaaattgagagaaaat CATTGGAGCAAATGCCAAGTTATGCTAAATTCATGAAAGACTTGTTGTCAAAGAAAAGGAAGCTTCAAGAAGATGAAACAATTATACTCACAGAGGAGTGCAGTGCaataattcaacaaaaattGCCTCCAAAGTTGAAAGACCCAAGAAGCTTTGTCATTCCATGTGAGATTGGAAATATATCTGTGGGTAAAGCATTATGTGATCTTGGAGCAAGTATCAATTTGATGCCTTTGTCAATTTTTAAAAGGCTGGGAATTGGAAAAGTAAAGCCTACTATGATAACTCTACAATTGGCAGACCGATCAATGACTTATCCTTATGGAATTGTGGAAGACGTCTTAGTGAAGGTGGATAAATTTATCTTTCCAACTGATTTTGTGGTGCTTGACATGGAAGAAGATGCTAAAGTCCCAATCATATTGGGAAGACCATTCTTAGCCACAGGAAGAACACTGATAGATGTAGAACAAGGTGCATTGATGTTAAGAGTAGGAGATGAAAAAGTCACATTCTCTATAAATGAAGCAGTAACACATAAATTGGACAAAGAACATTGTTTCAAGGCTGAAATAATTGAGTCTCTTGTGTTAGATGATGTTGATTATCATGTAAGGAAGAATCCTTTAGAGAAAGCTCTTCTGCCAGGGATGGAAGCAAAAGAGTTGAGTAAAGAAATTAATGATGAAGAG TGGCAAAACAGCTTCACAAGTGAGTTGTGGTTTCTACCACAACCTGTGGATTCACGTCAGGATTTGGCAAGAGGAACAAAGAAGAACACAGGTAGAGTGGGGAGTTTTCCATGGGCTGTGAAAGTTTCCAGGAGCAGTTATTGA
- the LOC106766913 gene encoding LOB domain-containing protein 37, whose amino-acid sequence MSCNGCRVLRKGCSESCVLRPCLQWIETSEAQGHATVFVAKFFGRADLMSFISNVPENQRPALFQSLLFEACGRTVNPVNGAVGLLWTGNWHVCQAAVETVLRGGTLRPMPELMGLSSPASAVDETSEVACSDIWRIRDPNPTCGLANTRSHNRVSSASKRKRLEEPAKLQAAPNLDLRLTPIFLQKKVENRRPVSPSMTSEESGTTTACLESKFGDQWGYSGDRKVLNLFI is encoded by the exons ATGAGTTGCAACGGCTGCCGAGTTCTTCGAAAGGGATGTAGCGAGTCCTGTGTGTTGCGTCCTTGTTTGCAGTGGATCGAAACATCCGAAGCTCAAGGCCATGCCACCGTCTTCGTTGCCAAATTCTTTGGCCGCGCTGACCTCATGTCCTTCATTTCCAACGTTCCAGAAAATCAAAGAcctg CTCTGTTTCAGTCTTTGCTGTTCGAAGCATGCGGGAGAACGGTCAACCCCGTCAACGGTGCTGTGGGCCTTCTCTGGACCGGAAACTGGCACGTCTGCCAGGCGGCCGTCGAGACCGTGCTCCGCGGGGGTACGCTCAGGCCCATGCCGGAGCTCATGGGACTCTCTTCTCCCGCTTCCGCCGTCGACGAGACATCGGAAGTTGCATGCTCCGACATTTGGAGAATCCGAGACCCGAACCCGACTTGTGGTTTGGCGAACACCAGATCCCATAACAGAGTCTCCTCCGCCAGCAAACGCAAGCGGTTGGAGGAGCCGGCGAAGCTTCAGGCGGCGCCGAATCTCGATCTCCGGCTGACGCCGATTTTCCTGCAGAAGAAGGTTGAAAACCGGCGGCCGGTGTCGCCGTCGATGACCTCCGAGGAGTCAGGCACGACGACGGCGTGCTTGGAGAGCAAATTCGGGGATCAGTGGGGTTACAGTGGAGACCGGAAAGTTCTCAACCTTTTCATTTGA
- the LOC106769332 gene encoding uncharacterized protein LOC106769332 isoform X1 translates to MSVSGPRLVVQIDLKKKAWEQETPLHNRWHPDIPSVAEVTVGEVFRVEMVDFSGGAITNNLTAHDVKHLHPLTVHYLSGPIRIVDDDGIPAKPGDLLAVEICNLGPLPGDEWGFTATFDRENGGGFLTDHFPCATKAIWYFQGIYAHSPQIPGVRFPGLTHPGIIGTAPSMELLNIWNERERDIEENGVKSFKLCEVLHTRPLANLPTTKGCLLGKIEKGSSEWERIAKEAARTIPGRENGGNCDIKNLSRGAKVYLPVFVEGANLSTGDMHFSQGDGEVSFCGAIEMSGFLELKCEIIRGGMKEYLTPMGPTPLHVNPIFEIGPVEPRFSEWLVFEGISVDESGRQHYLDASVAYKRAVLNAIDYISKFGYSKEQVYLLLSCIPCEGRISGIVDAPNAVATLAIPTAIFDQDIRPKNNKVPVGPRLMRKPDVFKCTYDGNLPITKNPGATS, encoded by the exons ATGAGTGTGTCTGGTCCAAGATTGGTGGTGCAAATAGACTTAAAGAAGAAAGCCTGGGAGCAGGAAACCCCTCTTCACAACCGATGGCACCCAGATATACCCTCAGTTGCAGAGGTCACTGTTGGGGAAGTTTTTAGAGTTGAGATGGTAGACTTCAGTGGAGGTGCCATCACCAACAATCTCACTGCTCACGATGTCAAGCACCTTCATCCGCTAACT GTACACTATCTTAGTGGGCCAATTAGAATTGTGGATGATGATGGGATCCCAGCCAAGCCTGGAGATCTGCTTGCTGTTGAAATATGCAACTTGGGTCCTCTACCTGGTGATGAATGGGGTTTTACTGCAACATTTGACAGAGAAAACGGAGGTGGCTTCTTAACAGATCATTTTCCTTGTGCCACAAAAGCTATCTGGTACTTTCAGGGAATATATGCTCATTCACCTCAGATACCAG GAGTACGATTTCCAGGTTTAACGCACCCCGGGATAATTGGAACTGCACCATCAATGGAACTCCTCAACATATGGAATGAAAGGGAGAGAGATATAGAAGAAAATGGTGTTAAGTCTTTCAAACTCTGTGAGGTTTTGCATACTCGACCTTTGGCAAACTTGCCAACAACAAAAGGTTGTCTCCTTGGAAAG ATTGAAAAAGGGTCTAGTGAATGGGAGAGGATTGCAAAGGAAGCTGCAAGAACAATACCAGGACGAGAAAATGGTGGAAATTGTGACATAAAAAACCTTAGTAGAGGGGCAAAGGTATACCTCCCAGTTTTTGTGGAAGGAGCAAATCTCAGCACCGGTGACATGCACTTTTCACAGGGCGATGGCGAGGTCTCCTTCTGTGGTGCAATCGAAATGAGTGGTTTCTTAGAACTCAA GTGCGAAATTATAAGAGGTGGAATGAAAGAGTACCTTACACCAATGGGACCCACTCCCCTTCATGTAAACCCAATTTTTGAGATAGGCCCTGTTGAGCCAAGATTCTCAGAGTGGCTTGTTTTCGAGGGAATCAGTGTTGATGAAAGTGGGAGACAACACTACCTAGATGCAAGTGTTGCATACAAGCGAGCAGTGCTAAATGCCATCGACTACATATCCAAGTTTGGATACTCCAAAGAACAG GTGTACCTGTTGCTGTCTTGCATTCCTTGTGAAGGAAGAATATCTGGAATAGTCGATGCCCCCAATGCTGTGGCAACCCTGGCCATTCCAACAGCTATATTTGACCAG GATATTCGTCCTAAAAATAACAAGGTACCAGTTGGGCCCCGACTTATGAGAAAACCAGATGTTTTCAAATGCACTTACGATGGAAATTTGCCTATTACAAAGAATCCTGGTGCCACATCATGA
- the LOC106769332 gene encoding uncharacterized protein LOC106769332 isoform X3 yields the protein MSVSGPRLVVQIDLKKKAWEQETPLHNRWHPDIPSVAEVTVGEVFRVEMVDFSGGAIRDDDSSLDVKSLDLSTVHYLSGPIRIVDDDGIPAKPGDLLAVEICNLGPLPGDEWGFTATFDRENGGGFLTDHFPCATKAIWYFQGIYAHSPQIPGVRFPGLTHPGIIGTAPSMELLNIWNERERDIEENGVKSFKLCEVLHTRPLANLPTTKGCLLGKIEKGSSEWERIAKEAARTIPGRENGGNCDIKNLSRGAKVYLPVFVEGANLSTGDMHFSQGDGEVSFCGAIEMSGFLELKCEIIRGGMKEYLTPMGPTPLHVNPIFEIGPVEPRFSEWLVFEGISVDESGRQHYLDASVAYKRAVLNAIDYISKFGYSKEQVYLLLSCIPCEGRISGIVDAPNAVATLAIPTAIFDQDIRPKNNKVPVGPRLMRKPDVFKCTYDGNLPITKNPGATS from the exons ATGAGTGTGTCTGGTCCAAGATTGGTGGTGCAAATAGACTTAAAGAAGAAAGCCTGGGAGCAGGAAACCCCTCTTCACAACCGATGGCACCCAGATATACCCTCAGTTGCAGAGGTCACTGTTGGGGAAGTTTTTAGAGTTGAGATGGTAGACTTCAGTGGAG GCGCTattagagatgatgattcatCACTCGACGTAAAATCCCTAGACCTCTCAACT GTACACTATCTTAGTGGGCCAATTAGAATTGTGGATGATGATGGGATCCCAGCCAAGCCTGGAGATCTGCTTGCTGTTGAAATATGCAACTTGGGTCCTCTACCTGGTGATGAATGGGGTTTTACTGCAACATTTGACAGAGAAAACGGAGGTGGCTTCTTAACAGATCATTTTCCTTGTGCCACAAAAGCTATCTGGTACTTTCAGGGAATATATGCTCATTCACCTCAGATACCAG GAGTACGATTTCCAGGTTTAACGCACCCCGGGATAATTGGAACTGCACCATCAATGGAACTCCTCAACATATGGAATGAAAGGGAGAGAGATATAGAAGAAAATGGTGTTAAGTCTTTCAAACTCTGTGAGGTTTTGCATACTCGACCTTTGGCAAACTTGCCAACAACAAAAGGTTGTCTCCTTGGAAAG ATTGAAAAAGGGTCTAGTGAATGGGAGAGGATTGCAAAGGAAGCTGCAAGAACAATACCAGGACGAGAAAATGGTGGAAATTGTGACATAAAAAACCTTAGTAGAGGGGCAAAGGTATACCTCCCAGTTTTTGTGGAAGGAGCAAATCTCAGCACCGGTGACATGCACTTTTCACAGGGCGATGGCGAGGTCTCCTTCTGTGGTGCAATCGAAATGAGTGGTTTCTTAGAACTCAA GTGCGAAATTATAAGAGGTGGAATGAAAGAGTACCTTACACCAATGGGACCCACTCCCCTTCATGTAAACCCAATTTTTGAGATAGGCCCTGTTGAGCCAAGATTCTCAGAGTGGCTTGTTTTCGAGGGAATCAGTGTTGATGAAAGTGGGAGACAACACTACCTAGATGCAAGTGTTGCATACAAGCGAGCAGTGCTAAATGCCATCGACTACATATCCAAGTTTGGATACTCCAAAGAACAG GTGTACCTGTTGCTGTCTTGCATTCCTTGTGAAGGAAGAATATCTGGAATAGTCGATGCCCCCAATGCTGTGGCAACCCTGGCCATTCCAACAGCTATATTTGACCAG GATATTCGTCCTAAAAATAACAAGGTACCAGTTGGGCCCCGACTTATGAGAAAACCAGATGTTTTCAAATGCACTTACGATGGAAATTTGCCTATTACAAAGAATCCTGGTGCCACATCATGA
- the LOC106769332 gene encoding uncharacterized protein LOC106769332 isoform X2 yields the protein MAPPSTRPVSSIDLKKKPWEQNPPLHNRWHPHIPHVATVNTSHVFRVEMVDWTGGAIRDDDSSLDVKSLDLSTVHYLSGPIRIVDDDGIPAKPGDLLAVEICNLGPLPGDEWGFTATFDRENGGGFLTDHFPCATKAIWYFQGIYAHSPQIPGVRFPGLTHPGIIGTAPSMELLNIWNERERDIEENGVKSFKLCEVLHTRPLANLPTTKGCLLGKIEKGSSEWERIAKEAARTIPGRENGGNCDIKNLSRGAKVYLPVFVEGANLSTGDMHFSQGDGEVSFCGAIEMSGFLELKCEIIRGGMKEYLTPMGPTPLHVNPIFEIGPVEPRFSEWLVFEGISVDESGRQHYLDASVAYKRAVLNAIDYISKFGYSKEQVYLLLSCIPCEGRISGIVDAPNAVATLAIPTAIFDQDIRPKNNKVPVGPRLMRKPDVFKCTYDGNLPITKNPGATS from the exons ATGGCACCACCATCTACAAGACCGGTTTCGTCAATAGATTTGAAGAAGAAGCCATGGGAGCAAAACCCTCCTCTCCACAACCGATGGCACCCTCACATACCACACGTCGCCACTGTGAACACTTCTCATGTCTTTAGAGTAGAGATGGTAGATTGGACAGGAGGCGCTattagagatgatgattcatCACTCGACGTAAAATCCCTAGACCTCTCAACT GTACACTATCTTAGTGGGCCAATTAGAATTGTGGATGATGATGGGATCCCAGCCAAGCCTGGAGATCTGCTTGCTGTTGAAATATGCAACTTGGGTCCTCTACCTGGTGATGAATGGGGTTTTACTGCAACATTTGACAGAGAAAACGGAGGTGGCTTCTTAACAGATCATTTTCCTTGTGCCACAAAAGCTATCTGGTACTTTCAGGGAATATATGCTCATTCACCTCAGATACCAG GAGTACGATTTCCAGGTTTAACGCACCCCGGGATAATTGGAACTGCACCATCAATGGAACTCCTCAACATATGGAATGAAAGGGAGAGAGATATAGAAGAAAATGGTGTTAAGTCTTTCAAACTCTGTGAGGTTTTGCATACTCGACCTTTGGCAAACTTGCCAACAACAAAAGGTTGTCTCCTTGGAAAG ATTGAAAAAGGGTCTAGTGAATGGGAGAGGATTGCAAAGGAAGCTGCAAGAACAATACCAGGACGAGAAAATGGTGGAAATTGTGACATAAAAAACCTTAGTAGAGGGGCAAAGGTATACCTCCCAGTTTTTGTGGAAGGAGCAAATCTCAGCACCGGTGACATGCACTTTTCACAGGGCGATGGCGAGGTCTCCTTCTGTGGTGCAATCGAAATGAGTGGTTTCTTAGAACTCAA GTGCGAAATTATAAGAGGTGGAATGAAAGAGTACCTTACACCAATGGGACCCACTCCCCTTCATGTAAACCCAATTTTTGAGATAGGCCCTGTTGAGCCAAGATTCTCAGAGTGGCTTGTTTTCGAGGGAATCAGTGTTGATGAAAGTGGGAGACAACACTACCTAGATGCAAGTGTTGCATACAAGCGAGCAGTGCTAAATGCCATCGACTACATATCCAAGTTTGGATACTCCAAAGAACAG GTGTACCTGTTGCTGTCTTGCATTCCTTGTGAAGGAAGAATATCTGGAATAGTCGATGCCCCCAATGCTGTGGCAACCCTGGCCATTCCAACAGCTATATTTGACCAG GATATTCGTCCTAAAAATAACAAGGTACCAGTTGGGCCCCGACTTATGAGAAAACCAGATGTTTTCAAATGCACTTACGATGGAAATTTGCCTATTACAAAGAATCCTGGTGCCACATCATGA